The Megalops cyprinoides isolate fMegCyp1 chromosome 12, fMegCyp1.pri, whole genome shotgun sequence genome contains a region encoding:
- the kcnf1b gene encoding potassium voltage-gated channel subfamily F member 1 has protein sequence MWGLPKTRYANCNASDSSEETEIFVNIGGMRHVLHGNVLNRYPETRLAELVNCASQNFDVISSLCDDYDPGKGEFYFDRDPDAFKCIIEVYYFGEIHMKRGICPICFIKEMEFWKIDTSFLDECCKSNLNEKEEELAEIADKVKLILDDMEGDPAADRWERCQKFLWKLMEKPESSLPARAIAIVSFLFILISSVVMCVGTIPDLQVEDAEGNPVEHPTLDAIETACIGWFTVEYLLRLISSPNKVHFALSFMNIIDFLAIMPFYVVLVLTYLGTAVMELANVQQAVQALRIMRIARIFKLARHSSGLQTLTYALKRSFKELGLLLMYMGVGIFVFSALGYTMEQSHPETLFKSIPQSFWWAIITMTTVGYGDIYPKTTLGRCNAAISFLCGVIAIALPIHPIINNFVIYYNKQKVLETAAKHELELMELQSNEGAARKASRKSRKSSGSGGVWDNTMRTSRSDTYIPLLADLHRTRQQSCK, from the coding sequence aTGTGGGGATTACCAAAGACTAGGTATGCGAACTGTAACGCCTCAGACTCCAGCGAAGAGACAGAGATTTTTGTGAACATAGGCGGAATGAGGCACGTTCTGCACGGTAATGTGCTAAACCGCTATCCGGAGACCCGGCTCGCAGAGCTGGTGAACTGCGCCTCGCAGAACTTTGATGTTATTTCCTCCCTTTGCGACGATTACGACCCCGGGAAAGGCGAATTTTACTTCGACAGGGACCCAGACGcgtttaaatgtataattgaaGTGTATTACTTTGGTGAGATACACATGAAGCGGGGTATCTGTCCCATTTGCTTCATCAAGGAGATGGAATTCTGGAAAATTGACACAAGTTTCTTGGACGAGTGTTGTAAGAGTAACCTGAATGAAAAGGAGGAAGAGTTGGCAGAAATAGCAGACAAAGTAAAGCTTATTCTTGACGATATGGAAGGGGACCCCGCTGCCGACCGCTGGGAGCGGTGCCAAAAGTTCCTGTGGAAGTTGATGGAGAAGCCAGAATCGTCCCTGCCAGCCCGCGCTATCGCCATCGTGtccttcctcttcatcctcatctCGTCCGTAGTGATGTGCGTGGGAACCATTCCGGACCTGCAAGTCGAGGATGCCGAAGGGAACCCGGTGGAGCACCCGACACTGGATGCCATTGAAACCGCTTGCATCGGCTGGTTCACCGTGGAGTACTTGTTGCGCCTGATCTCCTCCCCAAACAAAGTGCACTTCGCCTTGTCCTTCATGAACATCATTGACTTTTTGGCTATCATGCCTTTCTACGTGGTGCTAGTCCTAACGTACCTGGGAACGGCTGTGATGGAGCTGGCCAACGTGCAGCAAGCAGTACAGGCGCTGCGCATAATGCGCATTGCCCGCATCTTCAAGCTGGCGCGGCACTCCTCCGGGCTGCAAACTCTCACCTATGCGCTAAAGAGGAGCTTCAAGGAGCTGGGTCTGCTACTTATGTACATGGGCGTAGGTATCTTCGTGTTTTCGGCACTGGGCTACACTATGGAGCAGAGCCATCCTGAAACCTTGTTTAAGAGCATCCCACAGTCCTTCTGGTGGGCTATCATCACTATGACAACAGTTGGGTATGGCGACATATACCCCAAAACCACTCTAGGCCGATGTAATGCTGCTATAAGCTTCCTTTGCGGAGTCATTGCCATTGCACTGCCGATCCACCCCATCATCAACAACTTTGTCATCTACTACAACAAGCAAAAAGTGCTCGAGACCGCTGCCAAGCACGAGCTGGAGCTGATGGAGCTGCAGTCAAACGAGGGTGCTGCACGGAAGGCGTCTCGAAAGTCGCGAAAGTCCAGCGGCAGTGGGGGCGTATGGGACAACACCATGCGCACCTCGCGCAGTGACACTTACATCCCACTGCTAGCAGACTTACACAGAACGCGGCAGCAGAGTTGTAAATAA
- the pdia6 gene encoding protein disulfide-isomerase A6, translating to MKCLLAGTLACTLVLTVQGFYSSSDDVVELNPSNFNREVLQSDSLWLVEFYAPWCGHCQRLTPDWKKAATALKGIVKVGAVDADQHKTLGGQYGIRGFPTIKVFGANKNKPEDYQGGRTSQAIVDGAMNALRSLVKERLSGRTGGSDQSRQSGGSSSGGSKKDVVELTDDNFDQMVLNGEDVWMVEFFAPWCGHCKNLEPEWAAAATEVKEQTKGKVRLGAVDATVHQGLASRYGIRGFPTIKIFHKGEEPEDYDGGRTRSDIVARALDLFSANAPPPELLEILNNDILKKTCEDYQLCVISVLPHILDTGAAGRNAYLEVVMKMAEKYKKKMWGWLWTEAGAQMELESSLGIGGFGYPAMAAINARKMKFALLKGSFSETGIHEFLRDLSMGRGSTASVGGGVLPKIHAVEPWDGKDGELPVEDDIDLSDVELDDLGKDEL from the exons ATGAAGTGTTTATTGG cggGTACGCTAGCTTGCACGCTGGTCCTCACGGTGCAGGGATTCTACTCCAGCAGCGACGACGTGGTGGAGCTCAACCCATCCAACTTCAACCGAGAGGTTCTTCAGAGCGACAGCCTATGGCTGGTGGAGTTCTATGCCCCTTG GTGTGGTCATTGCCAGAGGCTGACTCCTGATTGGAAGAAAGCTGCCACAGCCTTAAAG GGCATCGTGAAGGTTGGTGCAGTGGACGCAGACCAGCACAAGACACTGGGCGGTCAGTACGGCATCCGCGGCTTCCCCACAATCAAGGTCTTCGGAGCCAACAAGAATAAGCCTGAGGATTACCAAG gtggCCGCACCAGTCAGGCCATTGTTGATGGGGCCATGAATGCCCTGCGCTCCCTGGTCAAGGAGAGGTTGAGTGGAAGGACTGGAGGGTCAGACCAAAGCAGACAG AgtggaggcagcagcagtggaggaAGCAAGAAAGACGTGGTGGAGCTGACGGATGACAACTTTGACCAGATGGTGCTGAACGGCGAGGATGTGTGGATGGTGGAGTTCTTTGCCCCCTGGTGTGGCCACTGCAAGAA CTTGGAACCCGAGTGGGCAGCTGCTGCCACTGAGGTCAAGGAGCAGACCAAAGGCAAAGTCCGCCTGGGAGCTGTGGATGCCACTGTGCACCAGGGCCTGGCCAGTCGCTACGGG ATCCGTGGATTCCCAACCATTAAGATCTTCCATAAGGGTGAGGAGCCAGAGGACTATGATGGAGGACGGACCCGCTCGGACATCGTGGCCCGGGCCCTCGACCTCTTCTCTGCAAATGCCCCCCCACcagagctgctggag ATACTCAACAATGACATCCTGAAGAAGACCTGTGAAGACTACCAGCTGTGCGTCATCTCTGTGCTCCCTCACATCCTGGACACAG GTGCTGCAGGCAGGAATGCCTACTTGGAGGTGGTGATGAAAATGGCTGAGAAGTATAAGAAGAAGATGTGGGG ttggCTGTGGACAGAGGCTGGGGCTCAGATGGAACTGGAGTCATCTCTGGGCATCGGGGGCTTCGGCTACCCTGCCATGGCTGCTATCAACGCTCGCAAGATGAAGTTTGCCCTGCTTAAGGGCTCATTCAGTGAAACAGGCATTCACGAGTTCCTCAG GGACCTCTCGATGGGACGGGGCTCCACAGCATCAGTCGGAGGAGGGGTGCTGCCCAAAATCCATGCCGTTGAGCCCTGGGATGGCAAAGATGGAGAG ctgCCAGTGGAGGATGACATTGATCTGAGTGATGTGGAGCTGGACGACTTGGGGAAGGACGAGTTGTGA